One Methanoculleus sp. 7T genomic window carries:
- a CDS encoding SDR family oxidoreductase, protein MRYIVTGGAGFVGSNLAERLARDHEVVILDDLSSGRRENIEHLISHPRVTFIEGSVTDLPLLTDACAGADGIFHQAAVASVPRSVEKPLETNEVNVVGTLNVLWAAKECNVSAVVAASTSAIYGDDPTFPKREAMTATPLSPYAVSKLAGEYYGKVFSELYGIRAVFLRYFNVFGPRQDPNSEYAAVIPKFIARLLDGKPPIIYGDGEQTRDFVFVADVVRANILAMESGASGVFNIAGGRRISLNKLAANLSEITGIHHRPIYEPPRPGDVRDSLADISRAEDAFGFSPSCTVDEGLRETVAWFRDGVAGLRR, encoded by the coding sequence ATGCGCTACATCGTCACAGGCGGGGCGGGGTTCGTTGGGTCCAACCTCGCGGAGCGGCTGGCCCGCGACCATGAGGTCGTCATCCTCGACGACCTCTCCTCGGGGCGGCGTGAGAATATCGAGCATCTCATCAGCCATCCCCGGGTGACGTTCATCGAGGGGAGCGTCACCGACCTCCCGCTGCTCACCGATGCCTGTGCCGGAGCAGACGGCATCTTTCACCAAGCGGCAGTCGCCTCGGTTCCCCGCTCCGTGGAAAAACCCCTAGAGACGAACGAGGTGAACGTAGTGGGGACCCTCAACGTCCTCTGGGCGGCAAAGGAATGCAACGTCTCGGCGGTTGTGGCGGCTTCTACCTCGGCGATCTACGGCGACGACCCGACCTTCCCCAAACGCGAGGCGATGACGGCGACGCCCCTCTCCCCCTACGCAGTATCAAAACTCGCGGGCGAGTACTATGGGAAGGTCTTCTCGGAACTCTACGGCATCAGGGCGGTCTTCCTCCGCTACTTCAATGTCTTCGGTCCTCGGCAGGACCCTAACTCCGAGTATGCGGCGGTGATCCCGAAGTTCATCGCCCGCCTGCTCGACGGGAAGCCGCCGATCATCTACGGCGACGGGGAGCAGACTCGAGACTTCGTCTTCGTTGCAGATGTTGTCCGGGCAAACATCCTGGCAATGGAGAGCGGCGCCTCGGGCGTCTTCAACATCGCCGGGGGCCGCCGGATCAGCCTCAACAAACTTGCCGCGAACCTCTCCGAGATCACGGGCATACACCACCGGCCGATATACGAACCGCCCCGGCCGGGGGATGTGCGTGACTCGCTCGCCGACATATCCCGTGCCGAGGATGCATTCGGTTTCTCACCCAGCTGCACGGTCGATGAGGGGCTCCGCGAGACGGTGGCATGGTTCCGAGACGGCGTCGCCGGATTGCGCCGGTGA
- a CDS encoding DUF5806 family protein, translating into MEEPDNRKDPNKYQKFKKVDGATYQRVNQFLRKHTHITAREWAIARLCADFKTTSGSEMTFIGENLPDLCPFMVDTYTPQAVNQARSSFKKKVKKAGATFFYGAMCGFFTAEELDEILFEASEVARFLLEVEGTSLNIDDEIEIEDRITEVMRGVAEAASVILKSRPGQDENTTEEENEDP; encoded by the coding sequence ATGGAAGAGCCTGATAACCGCAAAGACCCAAACAAGTACCAGAAGTTCAAGAAAGTAGACGGAGCCACCTACCAGCGGGTCAACCAGTTCCTGCGCAAACACACCCACATCACCGCACGGGAGTGGGCGATCGCACGCCTCTGCGCAGACTTCAAGACCACCAGCGGCTCGGAGATGACATTCATCGGCGAGAACCTCCCCGACCTCTGCCCATTCATGGTCGATACCTACACGCCGCAGGCGGTCAACCAAGCGAGGAGTTCGTTCAAGAAAAAAGTGAAGAAGGCGGGCGCCACATTCTTCTACGGGGCCATGTGCGGGTTCTTCACCGCAGAAGAACTCGACGAGATCCTCTTTGAGGCAAGCGAAGTCGCCCGGTTCCTGCTGGAGGTGGAAGGGACGAGCCTGAACATCGACGACGAGATCGAGATCGAGGACCGGATCACCGAGGTGATGCGCGGCGTGGCCGAGGCGGCGTCGGTCATCCTAAAGTCCAGACCCGGCCAGGACGAGAACACAACCGAAGAAGAGAACGAAGACCCATGA
- a CDS encoding RNA methyltransferase, with protein sequence MPEVSIVLVEPLYEGNVGFAARVMKNFGFTRLVLVNPCPLGDDAVMRASHARDVLDEARRMTTAEVYREFDFVVATTGEVSKSVCTPMRMPYYAPAEVREIVADIDGKVAVLFGRENWGLANEELKRANLICTIPTSEAYPILNLSHAVGILCYELANLPRGTYPLAGQVEMDSLYRHFDAFLDRIDHPDFKRENMMILLRRVFGRTKLTIREVSTLHGLMRRAEWHMEKKD encoded by the coding sequence ATGCCTGAGGTCTCAATCGTCCTGGTCGAACCCCTCTACGAGGGGAACGTCGGGTTTGCCGCCCGAGTGATGAAGAACTTCGGGTTTACCCGGCTCGTGCTGGTCAACCCCTGCCCGCTCGGCGACGACGCCGTCATGCGGGCCTCCCACGCCCGCGACGTTCTGGATGAGGCCCGCCGGATGACAACCGCCGAAGTCTACCGTGAGTTCGATTTCGTGGTCGCGACCACCGGCGAGGTGAGCAAGTCGGTCTGCACCCCGATGCGGATGCCCTACTACGCGCCGGCGGAGGTCAGGGAGATCGTCGCCGATATCGACGGGAAGGTCGCGGTCCTCTTCGGGCGGGAGAACTGGGGCCTCGCAAACGAGGAACTGAAGCGGGCGAACCTCATCTGCACCATCCCGACCTCGGAGGCGTACCCCATCCTGAACCTCTCCCACGCGGTAGGCATCCTCTGCTACGAACTTGCAAACCTGCCCCGCGGGACCTACCCCCTGGCCGGGCAGGTCGAGATGGATTCGCTCTACCGGCACTTCGACGCGTTTCTCGACCGGATCGACCACCCGGACTTCAAGCGGGAGAACATGATGATCCTCCTTCGCCGGGTCTTCGGTCGGACGAAACTGACCATCCGAGAGGTGAGCACGCTTCACGGTCTGATGCGCCGAGCGGAGTGGCATATGGAAAAGAAAGACTAA
- a CDS encoding threonine--tRNA ligase, whose translation MRLLLIHSDHIEYEARKKTKVAEEDAVQKDALDEALAVFCAVESVDEENIEDAVRQAADEIVATARQLGTTNIMIYPYAHLSSDLASPDAAVSALRGLEDALTGEDGFVVKRAPFGWYKAFSLSCKGHPLSELSRTIVPGEGAAAPKKEIEHEFFVFTPEGERKDTADYVKEKTPFASLIRKELGYPGPEGVEPAHVDLMRAKELVEYEPRSDVGHHRWMPRGKLVRDLLADYVLARVLEYGGMPVETPVMYDLGDKAIAEHAAKFGERQYRFKSGNRDMMLRFAACFGMFSIMHDMHISPNTLPMKLYELSTYSFRHEQKGEVIGLKRLRAFTMPDMHTLCRDVDGALAAFEEQLAIGWKSGEDIETPLVGVFRCTRDFFDQYELWIKGIVAKSGVPMLIEVLSERTHYWIAKVDLAAIDAQGRPIENPTVQIDVESADRFDIKYYTPEGTEVHPPILHCSPTGSIERVICALLENTATQEVPSFPTWLAPTQVRLVPVAERHVCFAEEIGARLNAACIRADVDDRDESVNKKVREAGMDWVPYVAVIGDQEAETGRLTVTIRKLSEKKKPYKETMSEDELVQAVKMETAGKPFRPLYTPRLLSQKPRFI comes from the coding sequence ATGCGACTTCTTCTGATCCACTCTGATCATATCGAATACGAGGCCCGGAAGAAGACGAAGGTCGCCGAAGAGGATGCGGTCCAAAAGGACGCCCTCGACGAGGCGCTCGCCGTCTTCTGCGCGGTCGAGTCTGTCGACGAGGAGAACATCGAGGATGCCGTCAGGCAGGCGGCGGACGAGATCGTTGCCACAGCCCGGCAGCTCGGCACTACCAATATCATGATCTACCCCTATGCCCACCTCTCCTCCGACCTTGCATCGCCGGATGCGGCGGTGAGCGCTCTCCGGGGTCTTGAGGATGCCCTTACCGGGGAGGACGGCTTCGTTGTGAAGCGGGCGCCGTTCGGCTGGTACAAGGCATTCTCGCTCTCCTGTAAGGGCCACCCGCTCTCGGAACTCTCCCGGACGATTGTGCCCGGGGAAGGAGCGGCCGCCCCGAAGAAGGAGATCGAGCACGAGTTCTTTGTCTTCACTCCCGAAGGGGAGCGCAAGGATACGGCCGACTACGTGAAGGAGAAGACGCCCTTCGCCTCCTTGATCCGGAAGGAACTCGGGTACCCGGGGCCGGAGGGGGTCGAGCCGGCACACGTCGACCTGATGCGGGCCAAGGAACTCGTGGAGTACGAGCCGCGCTCCGACGTCGGGCACCACCGCTGGATGCCCCGGGGCAAGCTGGTCCGCGACCTCCTTGCCGATTACGTCCTTGCACGGGTGCTTGAGTACGGCGGGATGCCGGTGGAGACCCCGGTGATGTACGACCTCGGCGATAAGGCGATCGCAGAGCACGCCGCCAAGTTCGGGGAACGGCAGTACCGGTTCAAGAGCGGCAACCGCGACATGATGCTCCGGTTTGCGGCGTGTTTCGGCATGTTCTCGATCATGCACGACATGCACATCTCGCCGAACACCCTCCCGATGAAACTCTACGAGCTCTCGACCTACTCGTTCCGGCACGAGCAGAAGGGCGAAGTGATCGGACTGAAGCGGCTCCGCGCCTTCACGATGCCCGACATGCACACCCTCTGCCGGGACGTTGACGGTGCGCTTGCGGCCTTCGAGGAACAACTCGCGATAGGCTGGAAGAGTGGCGAGGACATCGAGACACCCCTGGTGGGGGTCTTCCGGTGCACCCGGGACTTCTTCGACCAGTACGAACTCTGGATTAAGGGAATCGTCGCGAAGTCGGGCGTCCCGATGTTGATTGAGGTCCTCTCGGAACGGACGCACTACTGGATCGCAAAGGTCGACCTCGCGGCGATCGATGCACAGGGGAGGCCCATCGAGAACCCGACGGTCCAGATCGATGTGGAGAGCGCAGACCGGTTCGATATCAAGTATTACACCCCGGAGGGGACGGAGGTTCACCCGCCGATCCTCCACTGCTCGCCGACGGGCTCGATCGAGCGGGTGATCTGTGCGCTGCTCGAGAACACCGCAACCCAGGAGGTTCCCTCGTTCCCGACCTGGCTCGCACCGACCCAGGTCAGGCTGGTGCCGGTGGCGGAGCGGCATGTCTGCTTTGCGGAGGAGATCGGCGCACGGCTGAACGCCGCCTGCATCCGGGCGGATGTCGACGACCGGGACGAGAGCGTGAACAAGAAGGTCCGCGAGGCAGGGATGGACTGGGTGCCCTACGTCGCGGTGATCGGCGATCAGGAGGCCGAGACCGGCCGGCTCACGGTCACCATCAGGAAACTCTCGGAGAAGAAGAAGCCCTACAAGGAGACGATGAGTGAGGACGAGCTCGTCCAAGCGGTGAAGATGGAGACCGCCGGAAAGCCCTTCCGCCCGCTCTACACCCCAAGGCTCCTCTCTCAAAAACCCCGGTTCATCTAA
- a CDS encoding cation:proton antiporter: protein MEALAIEIQMSLLLFLALAGYLVASRINQSATIGAILVGVLVGPSVLGLITYTDFVQSLAHLGAIILLFVIGFEFDIRDILDLRYGVIGLLGVIIPWIGGYATAVLFGFDFASAVFIGTALTATSIAITANILKEIGVLQTGAAKAIIGAAVIDDVLSLLVLAVATDLAVGGGVSVVSTVMMLAKAVGFIVVAGAVGYFGIRKFIQRMDATPLARKYPEFVFIFAMMMAFLYAMLASLVGLSGIIGAFLAGVAFAGVELRQSKGVKEGAEYFQIVFASIFFVSLGILADVHALTSDMVLFLAVLTLVAIITKVVGCGLPARLMGMCREDSLIIGFGMAPRGEVAMIVALIGLDSGLVGQGVFVVIVLMSLLTTLITPIVYRNWFFKGAYCAVE, encoded by the coding sequence ATGGAAGCCCTAGCAATTGAGATCCAGATGAGCCTCCTCCTCTTCCTCGCTCTCGCCGGTTACCTGGTGGCCTCCAGAATCAACCAGTCGGCGACGATCGGGGCCATTCTCGTGGGGGTCTTGGTCGGACCGAGCGTGCTCGGCCTGATCACCTACACGGACTTCGTACAGAGTCTGGCGCACCTCGGGGCGATCATTCTCCTCTTCGTCATCGGTTTTGAGTTCGATATCAGGGATATCCTCGATCTGCGTTACGGCGTCATCGGGCTGCTCGGCGTCATTATCCCGTGGATAGGCGGCTACGCCACCGCCGTCCTCTTCGGGTTCGACTTCGCGAGCGCAGTCTTCATCGGCACGGCGCTGACAGCGACGAGTATCGCCATCACCGCAAACATCCTAAAAGAGATCGGCGTGCTCCAGACCGGGGCTGCAAAGGCAATCATCGGCGCCGCGGTCATCGACGACGTCCTCTCCCTTCTCGTGCTTGCAGTCGCCACCGACCTCGCGGTGGGCGGCGGCGTCTCGGTTGTCTCGACCGTCATGATGCTCGCGAAAGCCGTGGGGTTCATCGTCGTCGCCGGTGCCGTCGGCTACTTCGGCATACGGAAGTTCATCCAGCGGATGGACGCAACCCCTCTGGCGCGGAAGTATCCCGAGTTCGTCTTCATCTTCGCTATGATGATGGCGTTCCTCTACGCAATGCTCGCGAGCCTCGTGGGCTTGTCGGGAATCATCGGTGCGTTCCTCGCCGGGGTCGCCTTTGCCGGCGTCGAGCTCCGGCAGAGCAAAGGCGTCAAGGAGGGTGCAGAGTACTTCCAGATCGTCTTTGCCTCGATCTTCTTCGTGTCGCTCGGGATCCTTGCGGATGTCCATGCACTCACGTCCGACATGGTCCTCTTCCTTGCGGTGCTGACCCTTGTCGCCATCATCACCAAAGTTGTCGGGTGCGGCCTGCCCGCCCGGCTAATGGGCATGTGTCGGGAGGACTCACTCATCATCGGGTTCGGGATGGCGCCGCGGGGCGAGGTGGCGATGATCGTCGCGCTGATCGGTTTGGACTCGGGGCTTGTCGGCCAGGGCGTCTTCGTGGTGATCGTCCTCATGAGCCTGTTGACCACTCTCATTACCCCGATCGTCTACCGGAACTGGTTCTTCAAAGGGGCATACTGCGCCGTGGAATGA
- the xerA gene encoding site-specific tyrosine recombinase/integron integrase has product MENTSFSEWLDRFRNYLRMRNYSPRTIKKYGQTIERFARYAWLREHSGPDQISFDEGAFDNASLDADVNVSAALVTDFFSCLSEGRDYKPKTLHRMISTLSSFYRYLYTQGAVVANPMLGVERPRIKNQELKYLKHSQVIRLINSIVDERDRLIVRLIYATGVRVSELCAINVEDIDFEEQTIRVKGKGDKIRTVFVDEETLEDIDRFIGNKIEGPLFVGQQGAHISPRTVQHLFNQYAPAGITPHKIRHSYASELYRRSKNLRVVQENLGHSSIKTTEIYLHTDVEERKRVYQQYFPLSNGKKEE; this is encoded by the coding sequence ATGGAAAACACCTCGTTCTCGGAATGGCTGGATCGCTTCAGAAACTACCTCAGGATGCGGAATTACTCCCCTCGGACCATCAAAAAGTACGGTCAGACCATCGAACGCTTCGCTCGGTATGCCTGGCTCCGAGAGCATTCGGGCCCGGACCAAATCTCGTTCGATGAGGGTGCATTTGATAACGCCTCGCTGGATGCCGACGTCAACGTATCTGCGGCCCTCGTCACCGATTTCTTCTCCTGCCTCTCGGAAGGGCGGGATTATAAGCCGAAGACCCTCCATCGGATGATATCGACGCTCTCCTCGTTCTACCGCTACCTCTATACGCAGGGGGCCGTGGTCGCGAACCCCATGCTCGGGGTGGAACGGCCCCGGATTAAGAATCAGGAACTAAAATACCTCAAACATAGTCAAGTGATCCGCCTGATCAACTCTATTGTAGATGAGCGGGACCGGCTGATCGTCCGCCTGATCTACGCCACCGGCGTCCGCGTCTCGGAGCTCTGTGCGATCAACGTCGAGGACATCGATTTCGAGGAGCAGACAATTCGGGTAAAGGGGAAAGGCGATAAGATCCGGACCGTCTTCGTCGACGAAGAGACCCTTGAGGATATCGACCGGTTCATCGGCAACAAGATTGAGGGGCCGCTCTTTGTGGGCCAGCAGGGGGCCCATATCTCTCCTCGGACCGTTCAGCACCTCTTTAATCAGTATGCTCCCGCCGGGATTACGCCGCACAAAATCCGTCATTCTTATGCGAGCGAACTCTACCGGCGGTCGAAGAACCTCCGTGTCGTGCAGGAGAACTTGGGGCACTCTTCCATTAAGACGACTGAAATCTACCTACACACCGACGTCGAGGAGCGCAAACGGGTCTATCAGCAGTATTTCCCTCTCTCGAACGGAAAGAAAGAGGAGTGA
- a CDS encoding ferritin-like domain-containing protein → MDIEEYRSIISSAIDREIEAYTFYRTVREKVKDENLKSLFNELAGEESKHRKTLEALLLREPAKLGFDTKRDYKVAEALETPPLSADLKPLDGLVIAIRKELDAMQMYTQLASLSVDPAQIELFESLASMERGHKARLEDIYTNMAFPEVW, encoded by the coding sequence ATGGATATCGAAGAGTACCGTTCCATCATATCGAGCGCCATCGATAGAGAGATTGAGGCCTACACCTTCTACCGCACGGTCAGGGAGAAGGTCAAGGATGAGAACCTAAAAAGCCTCTTCAACGAACTCGCTGGAGAGGAGAGCAAACACAGAAAGACCCTTGAAGCCCTTCTCCTGAGAGAACCGGCAAAACTCGGGTTCGACACGAAGCGGGATTACAAGGTTGCAGAGGCCCTGGAGACCCCGCCGCTCTCTGCCGACCTAAAGCCGCTCGACGGCTTGGTCATCGCGATCAGAAAGGAACTCGACGCGATGCAGATGTACACACAACTCGCAAGTCTCAGTGTGGATCCGGCGCAGATAGAGTTGTTCGAGAGCCTCGCCTCGATGGAGCGGGGCCACAAGGCGCGTCTTGAGGACATCTACACCAACATGGCGTTTCCGGAAGTTTGGTGA
- a CDS encoding tetratricopeptide repeat protein has protein sequence MPRLLTPEIPYKRDDRDALRAYNDVIADGPHDPAALNNKGVALERQGRYEEALAAFSAALLCDNEDVYAWNNRAVILARLGRPQEAVLACTRALALDRLCIFAWVTYGMVLGRLGKYREAEQALAVAEDLDPQARSLYPGNLTMTRA, from the coding sequence ATGCCCCGATTACTTACACCGGAGATCCCCTATAAAAGGGATGATAGAGACGCGCTGCGGGCGTACAACGATGTGATAGCAGATGGCCCGCACGATCCGGCGGCCCTGAACAACAAGGGTGTGGCGCTCGAACGGCAAGGCCGCTATGAGGAGGCGCTCGCCGCATTCAGTGCGGCGCTCCTCTGCGACAACGAAGATGTCTATGCATGGAACAACCGAGCGGTGATCCTCGCCCGGCTCGGCCGCCCTCAGGAGGCGGTTCTCGCATGCACCCGGGCGCTCGCCCTCGACCGGTTGTGCATCTTCGCCTGGGTCACCTACGGCATGGTGCTCGGCAGGCTTGGGAAGTATCGGGAAGCTGAACAGGCCCTTGCGGTCGCGGAAGACCTCGACCCGCAGGCCCGGTCGCTTTACCCCGGGAACTTGACGATGACCCGGGCGTGA
- the dcd gene encoding dCTP deaminase, which yields MILVDWQIEDRIRHGYIKVDPYDPNLIQPNSLDIRLGSHFVWYVPGDTVIDPYERESVCSNTEETVADSIVLRPGQFLLAETLEAIELPDDVVASIEGKSSIARLGIELHQTGGWIDAGFRGTITLEMCNVNSRPVRVYAGMPIGQLVFYRTDRAARPYNMKQDAKYMDQRQATLSRYHENARRA from the coding sequence ATGATTCTTGTCGACTGGCAGATAGAAGACCGCATCAGGCACGGGTACATCAAGGTAGACCCCTACGATCCCAACCTGATCCAGCCCAACTCCCTTGATATCAGGCTCGGTTCCCACTTTGTCTGGTACGTTCCGGGGGATACCGTGATCGACCCCTACGAGAGGGAGAGCGTCTGCTCAAACACCGAGGAGACGGTTGCCGACTCGATCGTCCTTCGCCCCGGGCAGTTCCTCCTTGCCGAGACCTTGGAAGCAATCGAACTCCCCGACGACGTCGTGGCAAGCATCGAAGGGAAGAGCAGCATCGCGCGCCTCGGGATCGAACTCCACCAGACCGGGGGCTGGATCGACGCGGGGTTCCGGGGGACGATAACACTTGAGATGTGCAACGTGAACTCCCGCCCGGTCCGGGTCTACGCGGGGATGCCGATCGGGCAATTGGTCTTCTACCGTACGGACCGCGCCGCGCGCCCGTACAACATGAAGCAGGACGCAAAGTACATGGACCAGCGGCAGGCGACGCTCTCCCGCTACCACGAGAATGCGCGCCGCGCGTGA
- the mobB gene encoding molybdopterin-guanine dinucleotide biosynthesis protein B, giving the protein MKIIQIVGSSNAGKTTFIRSLIPALSAHGTVGAIKHLGHHGFGLEPGKDTTLYYESHAAISGGVDDDKSVIVRRENDLDSSLETLCNAGIEYAILEGFKSRLFPRVVIGDLPSENVVLRNPTVDEVIAALPKFEDYYTVEGLARELKRECGVSHAGAVLTFNGIVREWTGTERTEYLEFDETVDALTESIKREIESVPGIIGARFYHRKGRLYAGEDITYLAILAEHREEAFAAASSAIDRLKRELHDAEK; this is encoded by the coding sequence ATGAAGATCATCCAGATTGTCGGCAGTTCGAACGCCGGAAAGACCACATTCATAAGGAGCCTGATCCCGGCGCTCTCCGCACACGGGACCGTCGGGGCGATCAAGCACCTGGGGCACCACGGGTTCGGACTCGAACCCGGAAAAGACACCACCCTCTACTATGAATCGCATGCTGCTATATCCGGCGGCGTCGACGACGACAAGTCGGTCATCGTCAGGCGCGAAAACGACCTCGACTCATCTCTCGAGACCCTCTGCAACGCCGGGATCGAGTACGCCATCCTTGAGGGGTTCAAGTCCCGCCTATTCCCTCGAGTCGTGATAGGCGACCTCCCGAGCGAGAACGTCGTCCTCCGGAACCCCACCGTCGACGAGGTGATCGCCGCACTCCCGAAGTTCGAGGACTACTACACCGTCGAAGGGCTGGCCAGGGAGTTGAAGCGCGAGTGCGGCGTCTCGCATGCCGGGGCCGTCCTCACATTCAACGGAATCGTCAGGGAATGGACCGGTACCGAGCGGACCGAATATCTGGAGTTCGACGAGACCGTCGACGCCCTGACGGAGAGCATCAAAAGAGAGATTGAATCGGTCCCGGGGATCATCGGCGCACGGTTCTACCACCGGAAAGGACGGCTCTATGCCGGAGAAGATATAACCTATCTTGCTATACTTGCAGAGCACCGCGAGGAGGCGTTTGCCGCCGCGAGCAGTGCTATTGATCGGCTGAAACGGGAACTACACGACGCGGAGAAGTGA
- a CDS encoding mannose-1-phosphate guanylyltransferase/mannose-6-phosphate isomerase produces MKTLILAGGSGTRLFPLSREHYPKQFIPLVDDESLFQKTVKRALLFSSPQEIAVVTNTDHKFLVRDQLAAIGCDCRVIVEPIGKNTLPAIYYGVREVTRDDGPDTVAVLPSDHLIAANGLFHEAFLRAERLAKDYLVVFGVRPTSPHTGYGYIRPGEPLGEGSLVDAFVEKPDLATAERYVADGYLWNSGMFCFDAGLFLAECEACAPEVVRAFEHPVEEAYGATPALSIDYGVMEKTRRAAVVPLEADWNDVGNFDALYAALPKNGSGNAVRGEHIGIDSSENLVIADRLVATVGVHDLAIVETKDAILVAARNEAQRVGEIAKALREKGDSRALFHTQVHRPWGSYTNLEEGQSYKIKRVTVPPKRRLSLQMHHHRSEHWVVVTGCAEVTIGDATYLLRNGESTFVPAGTIHRLANPGLLPLELIEVQIGEYTGEDDIVRFEDDFERA; encoded by the coding sequence ATGAAGACACTCATTCTTGCAGGCGGGAGCGGCACCCGCCTCTTCCCGCTCTCAAGGGAACACTACCCGAAACAGTTCATCCCACTGGTCGACGACGAATCCCTCTTCCAGAAGACAGTAAAGAGGGCGCTCCTCTTCTCCTCCCCCCAGGAGATCGCCGTCGTCACCAATACGGACCATAAGTTTCTGGTCAGGGACCAACTCGCCGCCATCGGGTGCGACTGCCGGGTCATCGTGGAGCCGATAGGGAAGAACACCCTGCCGGCGATCTACTACGGCGTCCGGGAGGTAACGAGGGATGACGGGCCCGATACGGTCGCCGTGCTCCCTTCCGACCACCTGATCGCCGCGAACGGGCTCTTCCACGAGGCCTTCCTCCGCGCCGAGCGGCTCGCAAAGGACTATCTGGTGGTCTTCGGGGTGCGGCCGACCTCCCCCCACACCGGCTACGGCTACATCCGGCCGGGCGAGCCTCTTGGTGAGGGCTCGCTCGTGGACGCCTTCGTGGAGAAGCCCGACCTTGCGACCGCCGAGCGGTATGTCGCCGACGGCTACCTCTGGAACTCCGGCATGTTCTGCTTTGACGCAGGTCTCTTCCTCGCCGAGTGCGAGGCGTGCGCGCCGGAGGTGGTCAGGGCGTTCGAACATCCCGTTGAGGAGGCATACGGAGCGACTCCGGCCCTCTCCATTGACTACGGGGTCATGGAGAAGACCCGTCGGGCGGCGGTCGTGCCGCTTGAAGCCGACTGGAACGATGTCGGGAACTTCGACGCCCTCTATGCCGCCCTGCCGAAGAACGGGAGCGGCAACGCGGTCAGGGGCGAGCATATCGGGATCGACTCTTCCGAGAACTTGGTCATCGCCGATCGCCTGGTCGCCACCGTCGGGGTCCACGACCTTGCCATCGTCGAGACAAAGGACGCGATCCTGGTCGCCGCCCGAAACGAAGCCCAACGGGTGGGTGAGATAGCAAAGGCCCTCCGCGAGAAGGGAGACTCCCGTGCGCTCTTCCACACACAGGTCCACCGGCCTTGGGGCTCCTACACGAACCTTGAGGAAGGACAGTCCTACAAGATCAAGCGGGTCACCGTCCCCCCGAAGCGCCGCCTCTCCCTCCAGATGCACCATCACCGCTCCGAGCACTGGGTGGTCGTCACCGGGTGCGCAGAGGTGACGATCGGGGATGCGACCTACCTCCTTCGGAACGGCGAGTCCACCTTCGTCCCGGCGGGGACGATTCACCGTCTTGCAAACCCCGGCCTCCTGCCGCTCGAACTGATCGAGGTGCAGATCGGGGAGTATACCGGCGAGGACGATATCGTCAGGTTCGAGGACGACTTCGAGCGGGCGTGA
- a CDS encoding phosphoglycerol geranylgeranyltransferase, translating into MHANWKTWAHVTKLDPDKHLPPGAVEEIVTSGTDALMLSGTLNVTRENLRELLDAVSAYGLPLVVEPASPDCAIFDGEIDHLFVPSVMNTNDVRWIVGKHHAWLRRASNIDWEKVVPEAYIVLNPNSAVGRVTGADCTLSSEDVAAFVGVADRYFRFPIVYIEYSGTYGDPAIVRAASEAIEHATLYYGGGIRSAEQAAEMGRIADTIVVGNAVYDEGVDVLRATVRAVQ; encoded by the coding sequence ATGCACGCGAACTGGAAGACCTGGGCACACGTGACGAAACTAGACCCCGACAAACACCTCCCGCCCGGCGCCGTCGAGGAGATCGTGACGAGCGGGACCGACGCCCTGATGCTCTCGGGCACCCTGAACGTGACGCGGGAGAACCTCCGCGAACTCCTGGATGCGGTCTCGGCCTACGGGCTGCCGCTGGTGGTGGAACCGGCGAGCCCCGATTGCGCCATATTTGACGGGGAGATCGACCACCTCTTTGTCCCGAGCGTGATGAACACAAACGACGTCCGCTGGATCGTCGGGAAACATCACGCTTGGCTGCGCCGCGCAAGCAATATCGACTGGGAGAAGGTGGTGCCCGAGGCCTACATCGTCCTCAACCCGAACTCCGCCGTCGGGCGGGTGACGGGGGCGGACTGCACCCTCTCGAGCGAGGATGTGGCCGCGTTCGTGGGGGTGGCGGACCGCTACTTCCGGTTCCCAATCGTCTACATCGAGTACAGCGGGACCTACGGGGATCCGGCAATCGTGCGGGCGGCGTCCGAAGCGATCGAGCACGCCACCCTCTACTACGGCGGCGGGATCCGCTCGGCGGAGCAGGCGGCGGAGATGGGCCGCATCGCCGACACGATCGTCGTAGGGAACGCCGTCTACGACGAAGGGGTCGATGTGCTCCGGGCGACGGTTCGGGCGGTACAGTGA